In Fusobacterium hwasookii, a single window of DNA contains:
- a CDS encoding MlaA family lipoprotein, with amino-acid sequence MKIKNLLLLCILSLSLISCTNTNEVNTSNTDSSEANNVIYANSGETNFIADQADPLEAFNRRMYHFNYEIERIIITPIVNTYKFITPDFVENRVSNFFKNAKVLNTMANSAFQFKGRKSMRALGRFTINTVLGLGGLFDVASKMGMPKPHEDFGLTLAYYGVGRGPYLILPILGPTYLRDAFGMAVDSAISGKSDIYHRMSLFNSTNAGFSVLKGIDMRKNIDFHYHQTNSPFEYEYVRFLYNEYRGIQEAASKQ; translated from the coding sequence ATGAAAATTAAAAATTTATTATTACTTTGTATTTTAAGCCTTTCTTTAATTTCTTGTACTAATACAAATGAGGTAAATACTTCTAATACAGATTCTTCAGAGGCTAATAATGTTATTTATGCTAATTCTGGTGAAACTAATTTTATTGCTGATCAAGCTGATCCACTTGAAGCATTTAACAGAAGAATGTATCATTTTAATTATGAAATAGAAAGAATAATAATCACTCCAATTGTTAATACATATAAGTTTATTACTCCTGATTTTGTTGAAAATAGAGTAAGTAACTTCTTTAAAAATGCAAAGGTATTAAATACTATGGCTAACTCAGCTTTCCAATTTAAAGGAAGAAAATCTATGAGAGCTTTAGGAAGATTTACAATTAATACTGTATTAGGTTTAGGTGGACTTTTTGATGTGGCTTCAAAAATGGGAATGCCAAAACCTCATGAAGATTTTGGATTAACACTTGCATATTATGGAGTAGGTAGAGGTCCTTATTTGATACTACCAATTCTAGGACCTACATATTTAAGAGATGCTTTTGGAATGGCTGTTGATAGTGCTATTTCAGGAAAATCAGATATATATCATAGAATGAGCTTATTCAATTCAACAAATGCTGGTTTTAGCGTATTAAAAGGTATAGATATGAGAAAGAATATTGATTTCCATTATCATCAAACAAATTCACCTTTTGAATATGAATATGTAAGATTTTTGTATAATGAATATAGAGGTATACAAGAAGCAGCAAGTAAACAATAA
- the pepV gene encoding dipeptidase PepV, which produces MDLKEKVLDYKDEVVKEIQNAIRVKSVKEAPLPGMPFGEGPAKALDHFMDLAKKLGFKAEKFDNYAMHIDMGEGEETLGILAHVDVVPEGDNWTYPPYSGTIADGKIFGRGTLDDKGPAIISLFAMKAIADAGIKLNKKIRMILGADEESGSACLKYYFGELKMPYPDIAFTPDSSFPVTYAEKGSVRVKIKKKFNSLQDLVIKGGNAFNSVPNEANGVIPVDMLGEVRNKNKVEFEREGNTYKVFSAGIPAHGAYPSKGYNAVSALFEVLKDIEVKNEELKGLVTFFDKFVKMETDGESFGVKCTDGETGELTLNLGKINLENNELEIWLDMRVPVKIKNEQIIETIKKNTEDYGYEFLLHSNTQPLYVAKDSFLVSTLMNIYKELTGDNDAEPVAIGGGTYAKYAKNAVAFGALLPDQEDRMHQRDEYLEISKIDKLLQIYVEAIYRLAK; this is translated from the coding sequence ATGGATTTAAAAGAAAAAGTTTTAGATTACAAAGATGAGGTTGTAAAAGAAATTCAAAATGCTATTAGAGTAAAAAGTGTTAAAGAAGCACCATTACCTGGAATGCCTTTTGGAGAAGGACCAGCAAAAGCACTTGATCATTTTATGGACCTAGCAAAAAAATTAGGCTTCAAAGCTGAAAAATTTGATAACTATGCAATGCACATAGATATGGGAGAAGGAGAAGAAACTTTAGGAATACTTGCCCATGTTGATGTGGTTCCAGAAGGTGACAACTGGACTTATCCTCCATATTCAGGAACTATAGCAGATGGAAAAATATTTGGTAGAGGGACATTAGATGACAAAGGACCTGCTATAATTTCTTTATTTGCTATGAAAGCAATAGCAGATGCAGGAATAAAATTAAATAAAAAAATTAGAATGATCTTAGGTGCAGACGAAGAAAGTGGAAGTGCTTGTTTAAAATATTATTTTGGTGAATTAAAAATGCCTTATCCTGATATTGCATTTACACCAGATTCAAGTTTTCCTGTAACTTATGCTGAAAAAGGGAGTGTAAGAGTTAAAATAAAGAAAAAATTTAACTCTTTACAAGATTTAGTAATAAAAGGTGGAAATGCTTTTAACTCTGTTCCAAATGAAGCTAATGGAGTAATTCCTGTTGATATGCTTGGAGAAGTTAGAAATAAAAATAAAGTTGAATTTGAAAGAGAAGGAAATACATATAAGGTATTTTCAGCAGGTATTCCTGCACATGGAGCATATCCAAGCAAAGGATACAATGCAGTATCAGCATTATTTGAAGTTTTAAAAGATATTGAAGTTAAAAATGAAGAATTAAAAGGTTTAGTTACATTCTTTGATAAGTTTGTAAAGATGGAAACTGATGGTGAATCTTTTGGAGTTAAATGTACAGATGGAGAAACAGGAGAATTAACTTTAAATTTAGGAAAAATAAATTTAGAAAATAATGAACTTGAAATTTGGTTAGATATGAGAGTCCCTGTTAAAATTAAAAATGAACAAATAATAGAAACTATTAAGAAAAATACAGAAGATTATGGTTATGAATTTTTATTACATTCAAATACTCAACCTTTATATGTTGCAAAAGATAGTTTCTTAGTTTCAACTTTAATGAATATCTATAAAGAATTAACTGGAGATAATGATGCAGAACCAGTAGCAATAGGTGGAGGAACTTATGCTAAATATGCAAAAAATGCTGTTGCATTTGGAGCTTTACTTCCAGATCAAGAAGATAGAATGCACCAAAGAGATGAGTATTTAGAAATATCAAAAATAGATAAACTTCTTCAAATATATGTAGAAGCAATTTATAGATTGGCAAAATAG
- a CDS encoding DUF2156 domain-containing protein, whose protein sequence is MWRKLTIESKSSIEEYTKNRFEICDLSFSNLLIWSIGENTEYEIDNDVLTMRSFYMGEVYYYMPIPKTDTPENIEKMKEKIREILKENVAIHYFTEYWYEKLKDDFNLQEKRDYEDYIYSYENLSTLKGRHYAKKKNRVANFRKSYEYSYEHISKDNINEIIDFQKKWYEIHSESGGEILKNENEGILNLLKNYEKLDLKGGFLKVNNHVIAYSLGEAITDKMVLVHTEKALIDYIGSYQAINMIYLQEEWQGYELVNREDDFGDEGLREAKMSYKPLYLQKKYSIEKNV, encoded by the coding sequence ATGTGGCGAAAATTAACAATAGAATCTAAAAGTTCTATTGAAGAATATACCAAGAATAGATTTGAAATTTGTGATTTAAGTTTTTCTAATTTATTGATATGGAGTATTGGAGAAAATACAGAATATGAAATAGATAATGATGTTTTAACTATGAGAAGTTTTTATATGGGAGAGGTATATTATTATATGCCTATTCCTAAAACTGATACTCCTGAAAATATAGAAAAAATGAAAGAAAAAATAAGAGAAATTTTAAAAGAAAATGTAGCTATACACTATTTCACAGAGTATTGGTATGAAAAATTAAAAGATGACTTTAATTTACAAGAAAAAAGAGATTATGAAGACTATATTTATTCTTATGAAAACCTATCAACTTTAAAAGGTAGACATTATGCTAAGAAAAAAAATAGAGTAGCTAATTTTAGAAAAAGTTATGAATACTCTTATGAACACATAAGTAAGGACAATATCAATGAAATTATAGATTTTCAAAAGAAATGGTATGAAATTCATTCAGAATCAGGTGGAGAAATTCTAAAAAATGAGAATGAAGGAATTTTAAATCTTTTAAAGAATTATGAAAAATTAGATTTAAAAGGTGGGTTTCTAAAAGTTAATAATCATGTTATTGCTTATAGTTTAGGAGAGGCTATAACTGATAAAATGGTATTAGTTCATACAGAAAAAGCTTTAATTGACTATATAGGAAGTTATCAAGCAATAAATATGATATATTTACAAGAAGAATGGCAAGGTTATGAATTAGTAAATAGAGAAGACGATTTTGGTGATGAAGGTTTAAGAGAAGCTAAAATGTCTTATAAACCTCTTTATTTACAAAAGAAATATAGTATTGAGAAGAATGTATAA